AACTAAACAGCAGGAGAGAGCAGAAGAGGAAATGGTCATATATTACATTGTCATAGCTATTGGTACATGATGGAAACAAAtaaacgttaattattatgCTAGATCACAAATGTAAGACTCATTAGGGAAATTGTCAAATTGTTACTAAAAGTTACTGATTTATgaagttattaattatttagttTGGTACTACGAAAGGAACTTGTATATGTCAAAAATTTCGTTTTCAGGGAATATAGAAATAACACTTATTTGTATCCAAATAAGCTTTTGAATCACAGAAATTGTTTTACAATAccagaaataaaatatgttatgGTTGTCTTTGAATTTGCTCGGTATAAATTGGAGTACTTTAGTCCTTGTACAATTCCACCAATTTTCCTCATGAGTAAAACATGTTAGATTTgtcaatatttaattttcttgttcttgtATGCCATTGCTTTCAGCACCATTTTGATGAcccaatatattaatatgtctTTTAGGTTTCCGACATACAAAATATACACTATTATACTCGCATTGTAACATACTATTCACATTTTGCGCATAGCGTGTTTTCATgtgtgtttcttctttctaaacAATAgtaaacataaatagatatagttgatattatatgtatatcttctactaaaaaaaaaaaaaaaagaaaaaaaaataataataataattacctcAAGATGAAAACCGAAACCTTGTATAACATCACGAACTGCATCATAACTTGGTTCTATTGAATCTTCCATAGGCATGTCACTAAAATGATACAGCAATGGACCAAGATTTATCCATACTCCTCCtggttttaaaattttatagatGGTTTCTATAAATTGTACTACATTATTTGCACAATCTATAAAGAAACACGTAGCAACACAATCCCAATGGTCATCTTCTGTATAAacctataatttatatttcttttaatttatttaatcttaaataagtattattctttaagtaatataaaagGAGATTACCTCTAAGAAATCTCCTGCTGTCATAGAAAATTGTGCATTTTCTGGAAGATCACTGGGATTTACGTCAGGGAAGAAAACAGCTTGTGTTTGATGTTCTGGTTTTAAATTGTTCATATATTGATGTACCCATGGATGTACTTGATATGAATTTATACCTCTGCATCTATAATGttcattttcatcgttattattattatcttgttatcatttgtttttcttatttaacttatcgtgataagaataaatttattacaatactCACTTATTTAATACGAAATGTGATGCAAAGagcataaagagagaaaattcgttCCCTTGGCAAGTATAACCACGCCTTGCAATTTCATACGCAAGACGACCCAATCCTGCACCAGGTACTAGAATTTGCACTTGTGATGGAGTACTGGAAATTTACCtatcatttcatatttttctgaaCTATGTTTAGCTAGGACACAGAGGTTTTGCAAATAATGATATCTAGATTTTGTACACGATAATTGTAACTTTAAGTGGAATCTGAAAGCTTGATCATAGATTGCTTgtattcttaaatattatgacattattaagataaaatcTACCAATATGTGTTAACATATTGAAATAAAGTAGACAAAATATTCGTACCATTTATCTAATGGAAATTGATTTGTTATTTCATCTATGATAGGCTGATAGCAAGCTTTACGTTCTTCAGTTCCTTCCAAGCTCCAGTCGCGAACTAATTGTTTAATAGTAGCTTGTACTTTTTCTTGGTCAGCCAATACAGGTCGGGTGTTTTGTGTCTGCAATCAGACCTACCTATAGAATATATCTTTGTGAAAATAAGCTTATTAGTgatatgttttataaattaatcttaTATTTCAAGAGTGCAGTTATGgattatattctataataatgaaaagtgaaaagtattttaacatttttaactGTTAATTttagtatattatacataacaCTACACATATCatacaaaataaatcaaacaTGCCACAAACCAGGTAAAGTTTTCTTACACTGTCATTTTGTGCACTAGCTGGGCTcacattttcaaaaatatgagCTACATCCTTTATGATGAGTCttattatatcgttgttatattcAATACATCTCTTGACTTCTTGAAGATGCTCTTTATATTTGGATAATAGTTTCTGATGATGCACCGGTAAGGATAATAGATAAGATTCTGTCTTCTTAACTCTCTGCAGGGAGTGAGatctatataaaaacattttgttttctaaacttattttgtattttactttgatattgttgtatgcgtatgtatgtgcacacgtgtatatagtatatatatatatatatatatatatagtgtatatatatagtatatatatatatatatatatatatatatatatatatatatatatatatatatacaatcacGTAAATGTTTAtcgaatgaagaatataagtATTAATAACTAGTAcgaaattgtatttaatagCTAATGAACTTATGAACCTGACAAGATAATACTCGAGCCATTGTACTTTTATTGGAATAACAACGTTGATCCATAAACACTGATGACATAACTTGCGTACGAGTATGagtttaatatataacaagaGAAGAATTAATACAGTATGAAAGCTCTTGTTAGACTAATACTTATCTATTAAAGGTTAAACAACGCAAGAAGATAGTATTTAACATAGAATATCATACACGCTAAAGAACGAAAATCATTCAATTAATCATGGtcacataagaaaaaaaaatgaaggtaATAGAAATAAGGTTAAATCATCAAAGCAAAGATCACAAATGAAAAGGAACATTGGTTGCTCTTTCGAAGGAGCCTACTCACTTATAGTGCCTGAACGCTGAAACAATACGTTGAAAATGTTTCCTCTCCTCTTCATCCTCGTACGAATCGTGAACTTTTTTCGGATATGCATTGTGCATCGATTCCATTTTTATACTCGCACACGTAGGCCCTACTTTTTCCTAATTAGCCTTTTAACACGATGTTCGGTGGCGGCTTCCTCGGCACAAGCGTTACACCGAGTTTCCAAGACGGCAGCGAGATTAGTTTTAAGGCTGCACCGATTTCATGCGCGACGACAAACCGTGCCCGTGCCAATAATACACTATTGTCACTATGACGAAAGCATCATCAAATTCTCGTTAAATCAGACGATCTTGGTTAGGctaagaaaattttctcttaCAAATTATTAACCATTATCaagatataattgaaattttcatgAAGTAAATTACATAACCTATCGATCGAACTTAACCGTCCGTTATCTATCTAAATCTGTTCGATactaattatatgaaataaacaacgatatattttgtaatagtaTAGATAAGATTTTGTTATTGCGGaaataaagtataaatatagatagaatCTTTACGCATATGTTTGCACGAGTACCGTGCCAAATTTATAATCGATTCCtaagataatattttgatcGAGCATTATAAATTAACTGCTTGtcaaaaaagatgtttgaaaACTAAAACgctatttctttcgatttttctttatgaccatttgatttatatatattcgattcgaaaaaatcaaaaaatagtaaaagaaaagaaaagatagtagTATGAAAGTCGCAGTGCCGGTGACCGGCGCAGATATCGCATATCTGCAGAACATCTATAGTCGTTGCGGCTCGCAGGTGGGACATGCTCCCGTACGCCATTTTTAAAAGGAGCTCTCAGTCGCTAATCAGCAGCCGCGCGGCAGAGTGCAAAAGTAACATTGGTTAATAGCGGCTTTCTCGTTAACGAGACTTttacgaaaatttatttcttttatcgatattgcGAGTGAGAAAATCGCttgatatttctttgataCATTTCGCGATGACAACAGCGTGACTTAAGGAACGTGCGAATCGTGAATCGAAGTGCGTCGGTAGTTCCTTTATCTGTCGCGACTGGGATTTGGTCGGTGGTCGGTGTAAGTACGATCGAGTCTGATCACTCTCGTCAAACCGCGCGAtttggaaagagaaagtagaTAGCtagtgaaagaaggaaagacagagatatcgaaaaagacagagagagacagaggaaaaGGAGACAGCAGATAGTATAGACCCTAGAATCAGAGAACCATTACTACACAAAAACAGGCAGCATGTCCAGTGCGCCGCAAGTTTCCAGCGGGCTTAGCAAGctcaaaaaaaaacatttccgCGTGAAGCATCAAAAGGTTAAACTCTTTCGTGCTAATGAGCCGCTCTTAAGCGTCTTCATGTGGGGTGTTAATCACACGGTAAGCGTTCATCATCCTCGTTCgtttgagagaaagagggaggagagagaggagaagtaggagagagaggagaaggagagagagagagacgtgtcGCATTTATATGACAGCACGTCGTATTGTACGTCATCGCGATTGccattttctctatttattccATCGACATGATCGGCAATCCTTAATGAagtttaataatgttattttttcatgagattttcattttcttccaaGCTTCGTACAGCGCGCTATTTCGGATTGTGCAAGACGACGTCACGctctgaaaaaaatgaaattttatcgcACGAGTATTCTTGCACGTTTCGCCGATCGAATTTATCTCTTTACTTAgattaaattacaaattatgtTTATAGATCGACTTAGATCTAAAATTGTATATTGTTTGATATGCCGAGactattttttgttaaatagtACTACTATTGATACTATTACCTTTGTTACAGGTATTACTATTTtgaagtaatatttatttacatttaagaACAGTGCAATCCATTGCATAACATTCCTTGatatttactttaaaaatttaaattatagaaatttttcatggtggatattagaataaaaatatatcttttttatacatagatatttaaCTATGGGTAATGACATTTGTATACACAGATGTCATTACCTATAGTTGTCTCATCACATGTGGATAAGcctataaatattacaaatgatattatatatatatgcaatatgcattaaatatttgaatataatacTTTCTAAAGAtgctatttaatattatagtttataatatatagaatatgaattattttctttcttataatattactaattaaTATTGCATTCTTATCATTACAGATAAATGAACTTAGTCATGTTAATATACCGGTAATGCTCCTACCAGATGATTTCAGAGCTTATAGTAAATTAAAAGTAGATAACCACCTTTTCAACAAGTAAGtctatattttgattttatataaatattataattattatatattaattatgaaaacaTCTTTAAGGAATATTTTAAAGCATGAAACAtcttagattatatatattaataatttatatatatcattttatttagtaTTAAGTATTTATATGTCTTATATTACATTCAAATGTCTTTGGTATTTTCAAGCAATCATTACTCACAACGTTCATGAAGTATCattaatgtaaatttaaaGCATGCCAGTCGGCTAGTCCATTCTAAATATACCACTTAATATTAGATTGGTAGGTTGGTCACAGCAAACCAGCCTTTAATAATAGAATCAATGAAGGTCTTTCTATGACCCAGCATTGTATTAGTAAACAATGCAggtattgattttctttcaaatattttattatatcaatttctaATTGCAGAGAAAATATGCCCTCTCATTTTAAGATCAAAGAGTATTGTCCATTGGTATTCCGTAATTTGCGTGAAAGATTTGGCATAGATGACTTGGATTATAAAGAGTCTATGACAAggtaatataaagaataattcaattttaaattatatactatCATTGTGGCTACCATAATGTGTAATTTTACTTCACATAAAATcagttattgttttattacatacgtaaaattatgcgataacttttataaatagCAAACAAGCATTTGAATTTTGTGATGTAAAGTATAAACATTGGTTATTGGTTCATATTGCACGTATACAAGAGAActtgttttttcgttttctttaaaCAAATTGCCACTGATAAAATGAATGTACTCTTTACTTCGCATGTCAGATACTATGTTTACTTATTTGTTGGTGTAGTATCTTtctaaaaattgtaattttgagAGAAAATAATCTATCCATACTTTgttattatgtattaatttttttattttatacaattattgaGATAGTGTTATTTGTTGAAAtacttgaaataaattaaattctctCAAACATTAACCATTGTGCtttaaatatctttgtttGTATGTTTGTCTTTTGCTAGAAATAAGAAAGCATGTATGTTTTAGATATTGGTATTGtcagtaataatatattgtttaaaaattttttgttttatattttgttttttgtcaTTATCGCAAATGTAATAGtggataataagataataatattatcattgtagaCATTTGTAGATATTTTAGATATTCTTAGTTTAGTGTAAATAACTTATATACAGTTCTCTATTTGTAAAGCAAAGAATACAGATTTTTCATACGGAGATCATGTGACACATGGAATCATACTTTTCTGCATCAACCAAAAGATAATTGGTAATAAATAGTATGTCTtgtaatacaaaaattttgCTAATAGATGTCGAGCATATAATCCTTCGCGACGTTCGGGTTTGGCCAAACTCAGTGGGAGGACTCATCAATTGGTTCAGCGTTCAGCTACTGCTCCCTCAATAAACtttactcctcctccttttataTCTCAAATTCCAGTCTTAAGTAAACCACTACGTACCTACAGTTTTAAACCAAAACGCTTGAGGTTAGCCAGACTTGATTTCCCATTTTGTGCGTGTCTTGTGGTTAACACAATTTGATGAGTTTCTCTTTGACGACAGAGATTCGGCACGAACTTTAAAGttgcattaattatttttttagtcctatttttatatgatctaataaaagtatattaacattattcttCGAATACAAATTCAAAGAactaaattttgtttaaattaagCATGTGTAAAATTGAAGTGTTCAggtatatattacaattttgattttaatttattaaaatatttgaaaaatcttaCTGTAAcctatataatatgaaaatatataaatataaaaatattttagttaAATCAAATAATCGTATAGTCAATGTTGTTGGAATGTACTAAATTCTATTATGGTTGTGCAATAcatatttgaaatttgtaCAAGTAGATACAAATTGATAtggtttaataaaaaatttatttttatgaagtaATGAATTTGTAATATGGTAATAATTCATTCTATGTATTATTTGGCTTTCCAAGTTTTGCTTTGTGCACTGTTTGAATGTTTGTTTGCTTGGTTTTATGTtcatataatatgataataactaatttatttgtattgcCTTCTATGTATTCAAgattttacttcttttatgtgtagaaaatttctttatcttatttattttagttttattagattttattttatttagttttattaaattacagATCAATAgcagatatattaatatgctCTATAGCTTTGTAccaaatatattgaaaaaaataagacacaatattacaaaaatatatagttgtatgaattagatttattttattttctttttcacagaTCACAACCTATACTTGATGATTCATCAGGTAAAAGTGGTGCTAAATTTTATCAGTCTTatgacaaattatttattatcaaaactCTTACAAGCGAAGAAGTTGAAAGGATGCACTCGTTCTTAAAACATTACCATCCAGTAAGTAGGATATTTTTTCAACTTCATTATGATACAAATGCAATTTactttatatgaatttatttcttagtATATTGTGGAACGACATGGAAAAACCTTACTACCACAATACCTTGGCATGTATCGATTAACAGTGGACGGTGTTGAACATTATGTTGTTGCCATAAGAAACGTGTTTTCTAATCATTTAACAACGCACAAAAAATTTGACTTGAAAGGTTCAACTGTAGATCGTGAAGCATctgataaagaaaaggaaaaggatctTCCTACATACAAAGATAATGATTTTGTTaaggaaggaatgaaaatTTACATAGGAGAAGAAGCAAAAACAAAACTTATAGAAACTTTAACTGCTGATGTTGATGTGagtatattatcaattatatattattttatgattaaagtcttcatgaaataattatgttaCAGTTTCTAACAAGATTACACTTAATGGATTATTCCTTACTACTTGGTCTACACGATTGTGCTCGTGCAGaacaagaaaatagagaacgtgcagaaagagaagaggatgaagataatcatgatgaagaagatgacAGTGAGTCTGGTAGTGGATTAGATTCTCGAGGTCCAATGGGAGAGTAAGTTATTTACTAATTACTTAATTTTCTAGATTAAAATTCATCTAAAAtgttaaatcttttataatattataaaatattatttttatttctttcagtcGTCTTTGGGGTTGGAGTGGAGTTACAGGTATGGCTACACCACCAGAATCACCTCATGCAGCATTAGTACGTGATACGAGCCTTCAATACGAGGATGCAATAATACCTGAACTAGATATATATGCTATTCCTAGTAAAGAAggtaaaactaaaaaaaaataaataaataaataaaagatttttcttttttcattttatgtaTCTATGATTACTCTAATGtctttaactttattttctaGGTGCCCctacaaaagaaatatactttTTGGCCATAATCGATGTTTTAACGCATTATGGTGTACGTAAACAAGCTGCAAAAGCAGCTAAAACAGTGAAGTATGGTGCCAATGTGGATGGTATATCAACGTGTGATCCTGAACAGTATGGTAAACGATTTATAGAATTTATGAGTAAAGCCatagaataattttactattttctatTATGGAACTTGTAAAGATGCATAAAGAATCTAAGAATCGTGAAGGTACTACCGCTTACACTTTTGTTCTAGTAAAATATGACaatgagaaatattatcaaaggTTTCACTAGTAAAGTTCACTTGCAGAATGCGACACCAAGTGCAGTCCTTAAAATGCCTACAGTTAGAGTAAaacgtcattatttttctctgcACAATTTAAAATGGCGAATTTATTCTTAACTGGTATTCATTGACACATTATTTTGTCACGTAAAATTACTTTAACCGTTGAATTTTTGCACGAACTTTGTatgtcatataaataatattattcttaagcTTAAGCTTATTTTTTGACTGAGTCCGTGCTTTAACTAATATggttatgtttatatattgtatgtacagAGACTtttacagagagagaaaaaaaactttataaCATAGGAGTTTTTTCATATACTTTTAATCCGCTAATTTTATAactaaataacaataatgctGAATAAAGCATTCAATATAGTTTATAGAATTGaagttgtaataaaatatgacacatggatttaaattttaattgtttatgtGTGTATCATGTGTATTCCATTAGATGGGATATACTTacaaacaataagaacaaaaatataaattgtaaatgtTAATCTACCGTCATTGGTATACATAATGCTTTACAAAAgctatgataattattgtaaagGGCAACAGAATTATGGTATTAACAAgttatagagaaaaatatccAAAAATAATGTTGATGTTATATGTAATAGTACTCAAGAAGGGTATAGTTAAACATTCTGCAGAGACTTACTCATGGTAAGTTTCAAGAAATCAGTAAAACGATTGTAGCGTTTTTGATTTCATTATTGCAGGACTGAGAGtgagaattaaaatatttaaagtaaGACATATGATTGGAGGAGTATTCCAATGCGTTTTTCATTTTGGTAgtgtaataaagagaatataaaataatatatgtgcaGAAAACACTATACATAAAAAGgcttaaaattaaatacatatataaatataataaaactgagtaaatgttataaaatctGTAAATCTCTAATTTCGGTTATACACTGTATATTGTGAAGCGATTTTATGTTTGGAAACATATTCGCTTAGCTCGTCGAAAATCTAATAGggaacaaaatcaattatattatgtacctATGATGCGCGCGATATATGTCTCCTTTAATTTTTGGCGTTGCTTACTATAAGAAAGGCAATGCCATGATAAAGCATCATTGTGTATGGATAGTCATTGCAGTTATACACTTTTTGCTTTAAGTATTGTTAATGCTATTTTTGCAAGTTTCTAAGTAACCGGTAGCACAAGAGATTACTCTACAACCCTTTAAGCATAAATTGAACTAATATTTTACTTAAGTTTTTCCAATAAATGTCGTTTACTAGTTCATTCgcatttgatataaatatatctactgCATGAAAGAAAGTGCACCGTTGCATAAGACTATCTTTAAACGatttaataatcgatttttataatttgttagGTTTGATCAAGATATAACAACTAATTACTTTACCAATTAAGATATTCATCTAGTCTCGATActttatatgattttatacATTGTCAGCACATTAAGAAAATAGAGGAGATAACAAAATTGAATCATATTTGACAGTAACTACATTATACAATATCATTTGATATGATACGCTCAATTTGTAGCATATAGAAattgtatcatatatatatatatttaattaaattttgattacagctttttcattataatgacactgttttaaaaaaatgtttactgCAAATATGCTTCCACAAATCACTGCTCTATAGGATTTTTTCCATACTCTTTTTCTATGAGATATTTCACATAACTTGCAAGATACttttgtatttaaattatattaatgaaaaatattacattaatatgtTAAATTTACCTTTTCATAAGCGGcactgtataaaaattatgtatatattcagtATTTTGTTGATGGCAATATATTCCAAGttctgttattataattgtacttTTCACTTAAAATGTCTGTTGTATAAGCTTTGGGGAAATAAGTGGAGACCTAAAATCCATAGAACTCGAATAAAGacacattattaaaaaagaatatcttgtaacattttttttattgaagataaagaaataaacgaattcattattatagaagttttctttaaatcgttttttccattaaaagaAAGTGAGCATGTACAGATTAGTCTTAAATTATATCCAGATCTAGTAATGCTCTTAACATATATTGCACAAAATCAAATAAACCATCTTATTTGCAGAAACAAAGTATTGATGTTAAATttctaatgataaaaacaacatATAGACTTTTACTGAAGTATTATACAAAAACATATTTGTACTTCTATacaacaaaagcaaaaaaaaaaaaaataataaagaaaaaacattttatactAAATGTAtactaaaaaaataacaagtatTGCAGAAATctaaaattaaatgtattgagataaatttttatacgcGAAGTTTTTTTGAACCAGTCTCAATGGATAAACAATTATCTGAAGAAGTCACTTTATCCTTGCTTCGAGGACTTAAAGTGACACTACGTTTTCTTGTAACAGGTGATAATTGTTTTAAATACTCCATGTCGTTAAACACTACTTGAGCACCACCGCCACATGTTGGTAATATATCACcctaaattaaaaaatcagattaatgaatattcaagaaagaaataatattggaTTCTTATCTAAATTATACACAATAAATAACTTTATGAACCTTGTATAACTTCGTTTCTAGTTCACCTTCTTCATCTTGATTTTGAGATATAAGACAGTATCGAGATGCTTTGTTCGTGATATCTTTTGGATCTGTTAAATGTGTAACACTTCGTTTACGATGCATTACAGGTTGAAGTATTGTTCCAACTGGCACCATTGGAGGAGGTCGATGATCAATCCATCTGTCCACACTTTGTGATCGCCTATATCGCGGATTAACTACTGGGATTCTTTCctaagaatatttaatatttcaaattaatattatattattctaacATGCAACTAAACATAATTATGGGATTCTTTTCTTAGTTAATGTATTATCATAAACATTGAAAGTACTATATACTTTTGTATTAACATCTCCACTCTCAGATTCCAACATTTTTGCTAACGTTTGGACCGTTGTTCTTGGAATATGATCTACAATTGTAGATTCAGGAGTAACATTAACTGTGCTTGATGTGGCAATTTCAGGAATATTAAGCATAGTTACTGGTATAGATTCTTTATGAGGAACATCAGTCGCATTATCATCTACCAATATTTGTTTAACTAATTTTaacttatcttctttttccttcatttgaTTCTATAAATGTTACAATTATACACAACATTTAGAATCGACATAATTCACAAtgcaatattataaaaatgtaattattcatCTTACACACTTGtaaaatttctctttgttgTTGCAATTTTGTTTCCaattctttattcatttttgcTGTTTCTGCTTGAATTTTACTATTGTACTTTTGCTTTACTCTTTGCTTATCTATTAATCGTTGATTGAGAGACATGTCCTTATCTCTtaactaaaagaaaagatacatttttttttatcaaatataaatattttgtcattTGTTTAtggattttataatatttatatcaccTCTTGTTGTAAATTTCTGATGGCATCATTTGCACTGTTCAATCTATACAACAAAGTATCGATCTGTTCTTCAGTTTTACAAACGAGATTTTCCAAAATAGATATCTATagtgttaaaaaataatatacatatataagtttttttaatataaatttttataagaaaaataacaagttctatatactttttccttttgttgttCATTCGATGCTTTCAATGTtgcattttcaatttttaggGAAACATTTTCTCGTTCCATTTTTACTAGCATATTTCTAAAGTTGTTTTCTGAAaagaatttgtataataatttttttataattctaaaaattttttatttaggaACATACGCTTTTGTTGCAAATCTCCTcgtaataaatttctcttttgaatACGCAATTCCAGAAAACGCATTAGATTAGTGATCACTTGATCATTATGTGGATTTGTCATCTCCATGTCTGGAAAAGGACCACCAAGGCTAAAATGAAAGTATACttttatactataatatacttatttaattattatattatggtGTATTAAACTCTATGTGTACCTGTATACTAATCCTATATCTACTTCTATGTCAGCTGCATCAGCATTACCTGCTTTTTCTAATCTGCTTCGTGCTTCCTTAAATAtctaagaaagaaattaagattaaaacataaaaagtatatacttaaattgataagtaatattttaaatatgatttgATTTCCTACCTTATTCATTTGTCTTCGTCCAGGAGTGTAGCCTAAATCTAATTTGGAAGTTACAGATCGTGCGACTTGAACTTCCTGAGTTATTTCTGCAAATTTCATTGTTTGCTGttcaaaataaacaaaaaatttagtttctttctcttccttcattAAAAATCAGCgtatcattttattcattttccaaACTTACTATTGTTTCATCATAATCTTCTGCTCTTGGATTAACACATACAATCATTCTAATTTGTCCTTCAccatcaaaataatttttgaataaatgtGTAAGTTTTGAATCACGATAAGGTATCATTTTGTTGGTACCTTGAATTTGATTTTCTCTAAGAATTTCTAAGCACGTGCGAAGTGTCATTAATGAGTTGTTTATATTGCCTgcata
The genomic region above belongs to Vespa crabro chromosome 2, iyVesCrab1.2, whole genome shotgun sequence and contains:
- the LOC124433076 gene encoding kinesin-like protein KIF23 isoform X1, which produces MSSIKSARQKPPVTSRKQATKTKIDSVEPVQVYCRIRPMLNSTDISCMKIASSTTIIVTPPETAINFRNVSKVIQTSFSKVFGHDATQKEVFNIVALPLVTNLINGENSLLFTYGVTGSGKTYTMTGDIHNPGIMPCCLDVLFNSIANYQTKRSVFQPDRLNGFDVLSETEIQFEKQNEFNLNFANSQNGKYRHGIQPVDNNNDNRPSFICSTDDVDMLQVDEDNGYAVFVTYIEIYNNSIYDLLEDEEVRSKPLQSKIIREDGCRNMYVHGVTEIEVKNSEEACKIFQRGQRRRRVAHTALNAESSRSHSVFTIRLVQAPLDSQGEQVVQDKRVICVSQLSLVDLAGTERTNRSKNTGQRLREAGNINNSLMTLRTCLEILRENQIQGTNKMIPYRDSKLTHLFKNYFDGEGQIRMIVCVNPRAEDYDETIQTMKFAEITQEVQVARSVTSKLDLGYTPGRRQMNKIFKEARSRLEKAGNADAADIEVDIGLVYSLGGPFPDMEMTNPHNDQVITNLMRFLELRIQKRNLLRGDLQQKQNNFRNMLVKMERENVSLKIENATLKASNEQQKEKISILENLVCKTEEQIDTLLYRLNSANDAIRNLQQELRDKDMSLNQRLIDKQRVKQKYNSKIQAETAKMNKELETKLQQQREILQNQMKEKEDKLKLVKQILVDDNATDVPHKESIPVTMLNIPEIATSSTVNVTPESTIVDHIPRTTVQTLAKMLESESGDVNTKERIPVVNPRYRRSQSVDRWIDHRPPPMVPVGTILQPVMHRKRSVTHLTDPKDITNKASRYCLISQNQDEEGELETKLYKGDILPTCGGGAQVVFNDMEYLKQLSPVTRKRSVTLSPRSKDKVTSSDNCLSIETGSKKLRV
- the LOC124433076 gene encoding kinesin-like protein KIF23 isoform X2; translated protein: MRQKPPVTSRKQATKTKIDSVEPVQVYCRIRPMLNSTDISCMKIASSTTIIVTPPETAINFRNVSKVIQTSFSKVFGHDATQKEVFNIVALPLVTNLINGENSLLFTYGVTGSGKTYTMTGDIHNPGIMPCCLDVLFNSIANYQTKRSVFQPDRLNGFDVLSETEIQFEKQNEFNLNFANSQNGKYRHGIQPVDNNNDNRPSFICSTDDVDMLQVDEDNGYAVFVTYIEIYNNSIYDLLEDEEVRSKPLQSKIIREDGCRNMYVHGVTEIEVKNSEEACKIFQRGQRRRRVAHTALNAESSRSHSVFTIRLVQAPLDSQGEQVVQDKRVICVSQLSLVDLAGTERTNRSKNTGQRLREAGNINNSLMTLRTCLEILRENQIQGTNKMIPYRDSKLTHLFKNYFDGEGQIRMIVCVNPRAEDYDETIQTMKFAEITQEVQVARSVTSKLDLGYTPGRRQMNKIFKEARSRLEKAGNADAADIEVDIGLVYSLGGPFPDMEMTNPHNDQVITNLMRFLELRIQKRNLLRGDLQQKQNNFRNMLVKMERENVSLKIENATLKASNEQQKEKISILENLVCKTEEQIDTLLYRLNSANDAIRNLQQELRDKDMSLNQRLIDKQRVKQKYNSKIQAETAKMNKELETKLQQQREILQNQMKEKEDKLKLVKQILVDDNATDVPHKESIPVTMLNIPEIATSSTVNVTPESTIVDHIPRTTVQTLAKMLESESGDVNTKERIPVVNPRYRRSQSVDRWIDHRPPPMVPVGTILQPVMHRKRSVTHLTDPKDITNKASRYCLISQNQDEEGELETKLYKGDILPTCGGGAQVVFNDMEYLKQLSPVTRKRSVTLSPRSKDKVTSSDNCLSIETGSKKLRV